In Rosa chinensis cultivar Old Blush chromosome 1, RchiOBHm-V2, whole genome shotgun sequence, a genomic segment contains:
- the LOC112181129 gene encoding uncharacterized protein LOC112181129, with translation MGGGEHAHGEGAHGGDFRAKVWSMSGGPYCRPKHWKRNTAFAMFGVFLICIPIAMKSAELEQRPHQPVRPIPSQMWCKNFGKKDY, from the exons ATGGGAGGAGGCGAGCATGCTCACGGCGAGGGGGCCCACGGCGGAGACTTCAGGGCGAAGGTGTGGAGCATGAGCGGTGGGCCATACTGCAGGCCCAAGCACTGGAAGCGCAACACGGCTTTCGCCATGTTCGGAGTCTTCCTCATCTGCATTCCCATCGCCATGAAATCTGCCGAGCTCGAG CAACGGCCACATCAACCAGTTCGCCCCATTCCTTCACAAATGTGGTGCAAGAACTTTGGAAAGAAAGACTACTGA
- the LOC112181173 gene encoding NAD-dependent malic enzyme 59 kDa isoform, mitochondrial, with amino-acid sequence MWWKVSRFAAASRLSRSTRPLSTAIPGPCIVHKRGADILHDPWFNKDTGFPLTERDRLGLRGLLPPRVISFEQQYARFMESYRSLEKNTVGQPEGVVALAKWRILNRLHDRNETLYYRVLIDNIQDFAPVIYTPTVGLVCQNYSGLFRRPRGMYFSAKDKGEMMSMIYNWPADQVEMIVITDGSRILGLGDLGVQGIGIPIGKLDMYVAAAGINPQKILPVMLDVGTNNEKLLKDRLYLGLRQPRLEGEEYISIVDEFMEAVHRRWPKAIVQFEDFQMKWAFETLQRYRKRFCTFNDDIQGTAGVALAGLLGTVRAQGRPLADIVNQKIVVVGAGSAGLGVLSMAVQAVLRIAENSGAAAKNPFFLLDKDGLVTKERKNLDPMAAPFARDPAEIEGLREGASLLEVVKKLKPHVLLGLSGVGGVFSEEVLKAMRESDSIKPAIFAMSNPTMNAECTAEDAFKHAGENIVFGSGSPFKNVDLGNGKVGHVNQANNMYLFPGIGLGALLSGARLISDGMLQAASECLASYMTDEDIRKGILYPSIDCIRDITAEVGAAVVRAAVAEELAEGHCEVGPRELLHMSKEDTVEYVTRNMWFPIYSPLVHEK; translated from the exons ATGTGGTGGAAGGTGTCGCGATTCGCCGCCGCGTCGCGGCTGAGCCGATCGACGAGGCCGTTGTCGACGGCGATCCCCGGTCCTTGTATTGTTCACAAACGCGGCGCTGATATTCTCCACGATCCCTGGTTCAACAAG GACACTGGATTTCCTCTCACTGAAAGAGATCGATTAGGACTTCGCGGTTTACTCCCACCGCGTGTCATATCTTTCGAGCAGCAGTATGCTCGTTTCA TGGAGTCGTATCGGTCGCTAGAGAAAAATACTGTGGGACAACCAGAAGGTGTTGTTGCCTTGGCAAAGTGGAGGATCTTAAATAGACTGCATGACAGGAATGAGACTTTATACTACCGA GTTCTTATAGATAACATACAGGACTTTGCTCCTGTCATATACACTCCTACAGTAGGATTAGTGTGCCAAAATTATTCAGGGTTATTTAGACGCCCGCGCGGAATGTATTTCAGTGCAAAGGACAAAGGGGAGATGATGTCTATGATCTACAATTGGCCTGCTGATCAG GTAGAAATGATAGTCATTACAGATGGCAGTCGTATTCTTGGCCTAGGTGACCTTGGAGTTCAGGGAATTGGAATACCAATAGGAAAACTTGATATGTATGTTGCTGCAGCTGGTATTAATCCACAGAAA ATACTGCCGGTTATGCTTGATGTTGGTACTAACAATGAAAAGCTACTGAAAGACCGTCTTT ATTTAGGACTTCGACAACCTAGGTTGGAAGGAGAAGAGTACATATCAATTGTTGATGAGTTCATGGAAGCCGTTCATAGACGTTGGCCCAAGGCCATTGTGCAG TTTGAGGATTTTCAAATGAAGTGGGCTTTTGAAACACTGCAACGTTACCGTAAAAGGTTTTGCACATTCAATGATGATATACAG GGAACTGCTGGTGTTGCACTTGCAGGACTACTAGGAACTGTAAGAGCCCAAGGTCGACCACTGGCAGACATTGTGAACCAAAAGATAGTTGTTGTGGGAGCTGGAAg TGCTGGACTTGGTGTTCTTAGCATGGCTGTACAGGCTGTTTTAAGAATAGCAGAAAACAGTGGAGCGGCTGCCAAAaatcctttttttcttcttgataaagAT GGTCTAGTcacaaaagagaggaaaaatctTGATCCAATGGCTGCACCCTTTGCAAGAGATCCTGCAGAGATTGAAGGGCTTAGGGAGGGAGCTAGTCTACTTGAAGTG GTTAAAAAGCTCAAGCCCCATGTGCTTCTTGGTTTGTCAGGAGTCGGTGGTGTCTTCAGTGAGGAG GTGCTTAAAGCAATGCGAGAATCTGATTCAATCAAACCTGCCATTTTTGCGATGTCAAATCCAACCATGAATG CTGAATGCACTGCTGAAGATGCCTTTAAGCATGCTGGTGAAAACATAGTCTTTGGAAGTGGAAGCCCCTTTAAGAATGTTGATCTGG GCAATGGAAAAGTAGGCCATGTAAATCAAGCAAATAACATGTACCTGTTTCCAGG GATTGGTTTAGGAGCACTTCTTTCAGGTGCTCGTTTGATATCTGATGGCATGTTGCAAGCAGCATCTGAATG CCTTGCTTCATATATGACAGATGAAGATATCCGAAAGGGCATCTTATATCCATCTATTGATTG TATTCGAGATATTACAGCTGAGGTGGGAGCTGCTGTTGTGCGTGCCGCTGTTGCAGAAGAACTGGCTGAAGGACATTGTGAAGTGGGGCCCAGAGAGCTGTTGCACATGTCAAAA GAGGATACTGTGGAATATGTGACTCGCAATATGTGGTTCCCTATTTACAGCCCTCTTGTTCATGAAAAATGA
- the LOC112167957 gene encoding uncharacterized protein LOC112167957, with the protein MAESTKRYAVVTGSNKGIGFETVRQLASKGITVVLTARDEKRGLEAVEKLKDSGLSGQVVFHQLDVADPASIASLAQFIKTQIGKLDILVNNAGIGGVIVDADGFKAAIESRAEGGQIDWKKLMTETYELTEECLQINYYGAKRTAEALIPLLQLSDSPRIVNVSSSMGKLKNIPSDRVKGVLSTDVENLSEESVDEVLTEFLNDFKENLLESKGWPSMMPGYTVSKAAMNAYTRILAKKYPSFRVNSVCPGYVKTDINFNTGILPVEEGAASVVNLALLPNDGPTGQFFDRSEVQSLMAESTMRYAVVTGSNKVIGFETVRQLASTGITVVLTARDEKRGLEAVEKLKESGLSGQVVFHQLDVADPASIDSLAQFIKTQFGKLDILVNNAGIFGAIVDVDGFKAAIASGAVREAGQIDFKKLLTETYELAEECLQINYYGAKRTTEALIPLLQLSDSPRIVNVSSSMGKLENIPSDRVKGLLSTDVENLSEESVDEVLTEFLNDLKESLLESKGWPSAMSGYILSKAAMNAYTRIRAKKYPGFLVNSVCPGYVKTDINFNTGVLPVEEGAASVVNLTSLHNDGPTGQFFFRSEVQSL; encoded by the exons ATGGCAGAATCAACTAAGAG GTATGCAGTTGTGACAGGATCAAACAAAGGAATCGGATTCGAAACTGTAAGGCAGTTGGCCTCAAAGGGAATCACAGTGGTGTTAACTGCTAGAGATGAGAAGAGGGGCCTTGAAGCTGTTGAGAAACTGAAAGATTCTGGCCTCTCAGGCCAGGTAGTCTTTCACCAACTTGATGTGGCTGACCCAGCTAGTATTGCTTCTCTGGCACAATTCATCAAAACCCAGATCGGgaaactcgatattttg GTGAACAATGCAGGAATTGGTGGAGTTATAGTTGATGCTGATGGTTTTAAAGCTGCAATTGAATCTCGTGCT GAAGGAGGACAGATTGATTGGAAAAAGTTGATGACTGAAACTTACGAGTTAACAGAAGAATGCTTGCAAATCAATTATTATGGTGCTAAAAGAACAGCTGAAGCACTAATTCCACTCCTCCAGCTATCTGATTCACCAAGAATTGTTAATGTTTCATCCTCTATGGGGAAGTTAAAGAACATACCAAGTGATCGAGTGAAAGGAGTTCTTAGTACTGATGTGGAGAACCTAAGTGAAGAGAGTGTAGATGAAGTACTGACAGAGTTTCTAAATGATTTCAAAGAGAATTTACTTGAAAGCAAGGGTTGGCCTTCTATGATGCCAGGCTATACAGTTTCAAAAGCAGCAATGAATGCATATACAAGGATTCTAGCCAAGAAGTACCCCAGTTTTCGCGTCAACTCTGTCTGCCCTGGCTATGTCAAAACAGATATAAACTTCAATACTGGCATCTTGCCTGTTGAAGAAGGTGCTGCCAGTGTCGTGAATTTAGCATTGCTGCCTAATGATGGCCCCACAGGCCAATTCTTTGATCGGTCTGAAGTACAAAGTCTT ATGGCAGAATCAACTATGAG GTATGCAGTTGTGACAGGATCAAACAAAGTAATCGGATTTGAAACTGTAAGGCAGTTGGCCTCGACTGGAATCACTGTGGTGTTAACTGCTAGAGATGAGAAGAGAGGCCTTGAAGCTGTTGAGAAGCTGAAAGAGTCTGGCCTCTCGGGCCAAGTAGTTTTTCACCAACTTGATGTGGCTGACCCTGCTAGTATTGATTCTCTAGCACAATTCATCAAAACTCAGTTTGGGAAGCTCGATATATTG GTGAACAATGCTGGAATTTTTGGAGCTATAGTTGATGTTGATGGTTTTAAAGCTGCAATTGCATCTGGTGCTGTAAGG GAAGCAGGACAGATTGATTTCAAAAAGTTGTTGACTGAAACTTATGAGTTAGCAGAAGAATGCTTGCAAATCAATTATTATGGTGCTAAAAGAACAACTGAAGCCCTGATTCCACTCCTTCAGCTATCTGATTCACCAAGAATCGTTAATGTTTCATCCTCTATGGGGAAATTAGAGAACATACCAAGTGATCGGGTGAAAGGACTTCTTAGTACTGATGTTGAGAACCTAAGCGAAGAGAGTGTAGATGAAGTATTGACAGAGTTTCTAAACGACCTCAAGGAGAGTTTACTTGAAAGCAAGGGTTGGCCTTCTGCGATGTCAGGCTATATACTCTCAAAAGCAGCAATGAATGCATATACTAGGATTCGAGCCAAGAAGTACCCCGGTTTTCTCGTCAACTCTGTCTGCCCTGGCTATGTCAAAACAGATATAAACTTCAATACTGGTGTCTTGCCTGTTGAAGAAGGTGCTGCAAGTGTTGTGAATTTAACATCGCTGCATAATGATGGCCCCACAGGCCAATTCTTTTTTCGGTCTGAAGTACAAAGTCTTTAA